The genomic interval CGGCGCTGACGCGCTATCTGGCCGTGAGGTCCAGATATGCAGAGACTCAGCCGACTGCACCACTGTTCATTTCCACGGTGACACATGAACGGCTGCCCTATGCCACGGTGCAAGGCAATTTCCGCAGTTTGGCCATAGACTTGGGGATCATTCCTCGCGGCAACTACAAGCGCGTAAGGATTCACGACCTGCGCCATAGTTTCATCTGCCATCGCGTCATGACCTGGCAGCGAGACGGCGTTCAGCCCGACAGCGCGATGATCGCGCTGTCTACTTACGTCGGCCATGCCAGCGTGGCAGATACGTACTGGTATCTGGAGGGGGTGCCTGAACTCATGGCAATCGCCGGGTCTCGATTTGAGGCCAGCGCAGATCGCGGCGGGCTAGATCATGGTTGATCTTCAGACACGAACAACCTTCCCGGCCCTCCTGCAGCAGTTCTTCGTGGACTACCTCGCCCAGCAACGGGCGGTCAGTCGTCACACGGTCGCATCCTATCGCGATACGTTTCGATTACTCTTGCTCTTTGTGCAAAGGGACACCGGCAAATCGCCAACCGCACTGTCATTGCACGACCTCGACCAAGACATCATCCTGCGCTTCCTGGATCATCTGGAACATGGGCGCGGCAACTCCGTCCGGAGTCGCAACGCACGCTTGTCTGCGATCCGGGCCTTTCTGAAGTTCGCCGCCTACAAGGATTTTGCTGCCCTTGCGACAATCGAACGGAATCTCGCGATTCCAACAAAGCGCCATGACCGACCTTCGCTGGGCTACCTGAAGCGGCCCGAGATAGAGGCCATCCTCGCTTCCCCGGATGTGACAACCTGGCTGGGGCGGCGTGACAAAGCAATGTTCGGACTGATGTACAATACGGGCGCGCGGGTCTCCGAGATCGCCGGGTTGCGGATAGGTGATCTCCTGCTGAAACCCGCGCCCGCCGTTCATCTCCATGGCAAAGGACGAAAGCACCGCACAGTCCCTATATGGAAGCAGACGGCCTCAACACTTCGGGGATGGCTGCGCGATCTGCC from Paracoccus aminophilus JCM 7686 carries:
- a CDS encoding site-specific integrase produces the protein MVDLQTRTTFPALLQQFFVDYLAQQRAVSRHTVASYRDTFRLLLLFVQRDTGKSPTALSLHDLDQDIILRFLDHLEHGRGNSVRSRNARLSAIRAFLKFAAYKDFAALATIERNLAIPTKRHDRPSLGYLKRPEIEAILASPDVTTWLGRRDKAMFGLMYNTGARVSEIAGLRIGDLLLKPAPAVHLHGKGRKHRTVPIWKQTASTLRGWLRDLPSAETEQPLFPASSGGGALTRSGIARRLAQAVEAGSRTCPELIGRTVSPHTIRHTTAMHLLQSGVDITVIALWLGHESTTTTHIYLEADMAMKEAALSRLHPTKGSGKLRYRAPDDLMLFLKSL